From Virgibacillus natechei, the proteins below share one genomic window:
- the dnaA gene encoding chromosomal replication initiator protein DnaA: MENIDELWVATLEKIEEKISKPSFDTWLKNTKAEVLEKNTLIISAPNEFARDWLENQYSNVISEILGEITGTKLATKFIIPSSQAQVDDTKPVKKTNSDKNATNDVPKTMLNSKYTFDTFVIGAGNRFAHAASLAVAEAPAKAYNPLFIYGGVGLGKTHLMHAIGHYVRQHEPDAKVVYLSSEKFTNEFINAIMDNKATNFRNKYRNVDVLLIDDIQFLAGKEQTQEEFFHTFNTLHEENKQIIISSDRPPKEIPTLEDRLRSRFEWGLITDITPPDLETRIAIISKKAKAEGLDIPNEVMLYIANQIDTNIRELEGALIRVVAYSSLVNQDIDPSLAADALKDIIPSNKPKVITIQGIQEVVGEKYNVRLEDFIAKKRTRAIAFPRQIAMYLSRELTDFSLPKIGEEFGGRDHTTVIHAHDKIIKSIENDSNLNQELEEMKEQLKSL; encoded by the coding sequence TTGGAAAATATTGATGAATTATGGGTTGCTACACTAGAAAAGATTGAAGAAAAAATTAGTAAACCTAGTTTTGACACGTGGCTAAAGAATACAAAAGCAGAAGTACTAGAAAAAAATACCTTGATTATTTCAGCACCAAATGAATTTGCAAGAGATTGGTTGGAAAATCAATACTCGAACGTAATCTCAGAAATTTTAGGAGAAATTACCGGTACAAAGCTGGCCACTAAATTTATAATTCCATCATCTCAAGCTCAGGTTGATGACACGAAACCAGTAAAAAAAACAAATTCAGATAAAAATGCAACCAATGATGTACCAAAAACGATGTTAAATTCAAAATATACATTCGATACCTTTGTTATTGGGGCTGGAAATCGTTTCGCTCATGCAGCATCATTAGCTGTCGCAGAAGCACCTGCAAAAGCATATAACCCTCTTTTCATTTATGGTGGTGTCGGCCTTGGGAAAACACATTTAATGCATGCAATCGGACATTATGTACGCCAACATGAACCAGATGCGAAGGTTGTATATTTATCATCCGAAAAATTTACGAACGAATTTATTAATGCAATTATGGATAATAAAGCGACAAATTTTCGAAATAAATACCGTAATGTCGATGTTTTATTAATTGATGATATACAATTTTTAGCTGGGAAAGAACAAACCCAGGAGGAATTTTTCCATACGTTTAATACCTTACATGAAGAGAACAAACAAATTATTATCTCAAGCGATCGACCACCAAAAGAAATTCCTACACTCGAGGATCGTCTACGTTCTCGCTTTGAATGGGGTCTAATTACGGATATTACACCACCTGATTTAGAAACCAGGATCGCCATTATATCGAAAAAGGCAAAAGCAGAAGGACTGGATATTCCTAATGAAGTAATGCTTTATATTGCAAATCAAATTGATACCAATATACGTGAGTTGGAGGGGGCCTTAATACGAGTAGTAGCATACTCTTCATTAGTAAATCAGGATATTGATCCTTCACTTGCTGCAGATGCATTAAAAGATATCATTCCCAGCAATAAGCCAAAAGTTATTACCATTCAAGGAATTCAGGAAGTTGTCGGAGAAAAGTATAACGTCCGTCTGGAAGATTTTATTGCCAAAAAACGAACAAGAGCTATTGCATTTCCAAGGCAAATTGCCATGTATTTATCAAGGGAATTAACCGACTTTTCATTGCCGAAAATTGGCGAAGAATTTGGTGGTCGAGATCATACAACGGTTATTCATGCTCACGATAAAATTATTAAATCAATAGAAAATGATTCAAATTTAAATCAAGAATTAGAAGAAATGAAAGAACAGTTAAAATCACTATAA